In a single window of the Salvelinus sp. IW2-2015 unplaced genomic scaffold, ASM291031v2 Un_scaffold3478, whole genome shotgun sequence genome:
- the LOC112075945 gene encoding chemokine XC receptor 1-like, producing the protein MVLSVVIVLSLVGNLLVLVILARYEHLRSLTNAFMMNLALSDLVFTCGLPFWVSYHLNGWSYGDLTCKAVSFLFYAGYYSSGIFLILMTLHRYLAVLHPLSHLLSGSSHSQGTWSAVVSLVVWTVSLLAAMPALIFTKVIISGSNDRKHPLDPNNPYGPSDSNAPSGEQRYCDVTDVSWRLWGVYQQNILFIVTLLVVCVCYSQILVRLLRPRVRVRRQRSGGYRRSQRTARLVFGLVLVFFVGWAPYNVVIFLRTLVYKSQDGGDAGSAESSTTLWQECGTSNTLDYSFYVTRLLAFSYCCLNPLFYVFVGVKFRNHLKRLLKGCCHGVTVVNNNNNFSVLNRSSRLTSQSSGEFSL; encoded by the coding sequence GTACGAGCATCTTCGGTCACTGACAAATGCGTTCATGATGAACCTGGCGTTGTCTGACCTGGTGTTCACCTGCGGCCTCCCCTTCTGGGTCTCCTATCACCTGAATGGCTGGAGCTACGGTGACCTCACCTGTAAGGCGGTCAGCTTCCTGTTCTATGCTGGCTACTacagcagtggcatcttcctcaTCCTAATGACGCTGCATCGTTACCTGGCTGTGCTCCACCCCCTGTCTCACCTGCTGTCAGGCTCCTCCCACTCTCAGGGCACCTGGAGCGCTGTTGTATCATTGGTCGTCTGGACTGTCAGTCTGTTAGCTGCTATGCCAGCTCTCATCTTTACCAAGGTCATCATCAGTGGTTCTAACGACCGTAAACATCCTCTGGACCCTAACAACCCTTATGGGCCTAGTGACTCTAACGCCCCTAGTGGTGAACAGCGGTACTGTGATGTTACAGATGTCAGCTGGAGGCTGTGGGGGGTCTACCAGCAGAACATCCTGTTCATAGTGACATTAttagtggtgtgtgtctgttacaGTCAGATTCTAGTCCGCCTCCTGAggcccagggttagggttagacgcCAGAGGAGCGGAGGATACAGGAGGAGTCAGAGGACTGCCCGGCTGGTCTTCGGCCTGGTCCTGGTTTTCTTTGTGGGCTGGGCGCCGTACAACGTGGTCATCTTCCTCAGGACGCTGGTGTATAAGAGTCAAGATGGCGGCGATGCTGGCAGTGCTGAGTCATCCACAACACTATGGCAGGAGTGTGGCACCAGCAACACGTTGGACTACTCCTTCTATGTGACCAGGCTGCTGGCGTTCTCCTACTGCTGTCTCAACCCTCTGTTCTACGTGTTCGTTGGGGTCAAGTTCCGGAACCACCTGAAGAGACTGTTGAAGGGTTGTTGTCATGGTGTTACCGTtgtcaataacaacaacaacttcAGTGTTCTGAACAGGAGCAGCAGACTGACATCACAGTCCAGTGGGGAGTTCTCACTTTAA